The Brasilonema sennae CENA114 genome includes a region encoding these proteins:
- a CDS encoding methyltransferase domain-containing protein has protein sequence MFDEIIQQAHKREYNFTNTANPDDPLAHLFSDWVDYYGLKWAIAHVLKPTSILEIGVRFGYSAAAFLHGHPSAHYVGIDLDTDSYGGVKGAINWAKKITHEFATEYIVADTQAMKRFPGNIYDLIHIDGQQDGDSSFHDLELATKQGRYVLVDGYLWTRQNFMAVSDFLFRYADILDWYGVIPGYAGELLIKVSDNYLNQNIKYNDHSDNSSLRIRQTYTTEYYTQDCGGFDVYKKNQGKKLEDSRLKAVATIASLKQPGRVLDLGCGRGELSFYFAHQGSKVTAIDYSQNAIELAKKCFDGEESLQANVEFICDDVCHIPLSGKYDLAIASDVIEHLSSEEVDKLYQKIAYHLKSDGLFVAHTFPNLWYYKYEYQRKRKIAASVGAYLPPEPRSRYELLMHINEQSPRVFKKQLNQYFKYVDLWFGHTDDPGGSLVRRFSRREICAAPSLFAIASHRQIDQEELKSKLQIPVLPPVPAGKLKIFVKNCPTEVKVNSEFEIQLEIENQSQFSFHSYGSHPVHIAYHWMDNLANNYIIFDGERTKIFPPLYKSQPRFFKSLLGQVTTERYTAKIKALPQKGSYILRVTLVQEGVRWFDALPTQLMEDILIEIMSS, from the coding sequence ATGTTTGATGAGATAATTCAACAGGCACACAAAAGAGAATATAACTTTACAAACACTGCGAATCCAGATGATCCACTTGCCCACCTTTTTAGTGATTGGGTTGATTACTATGGGTTAAAGTGGGCGATCGCTCATGTCCTAAAACCCACTTCTATTCTTGAAATCGGAGTGCGTTTTGGTTACTCCGCTGCGGCATTTCTACATGGACATCCATCTGCTCATTATGTAGGTATTGACTTAGATACAGATTCTTACGGAGGTGTCAAGGGAGCGATAAATTGGGCGAAAAAAATAACTCATGAATTTGCCACTGAATATATTGTTGCTGATACACAAGCGATGAAACGCTTCCCTGGCAATATTTATGATTTGATTCATATAGATGGGCAACAAGATGGTGATAGTTCTTTTCATGACTTGGAACTTGCTACTAAACAGGGACGTTATGTACTAGTAGATGGGTACTTGTGGACGAGACAAAATTTTATGGCAGTTAGCGATTTTTTATTTCGCTACGCTGACATATTAGATTGGTATGGAGTAATACCAGGCTATGCCGGAGAATTATTAATAAAAGTTTCCGATAATTATTTAAATCAAAATATTAAATATAACGACCACAGCGACAATTCTAGTCTGAGAATTCGTCAAACTTACACGACTGAATACTATACTCAGGATTGTGGCGGCTTTGATGTTTACAAAAAGAATCAAGGTAAAAAGTTAGAAGATTCAAGATTAAAAGCTGTTGCAACAATTGCAAGTTTGAAACAACCAGGACGTGTACTTGATTTAGGCTGCGGTCGTGGTGAACTGAGTTTTTATTTTGCTCATCAAGGTTCTAAAGTGACAGCTATTGATTACTCACAAAATGCAATTGAGTTAGCTAAAAAATGTTTTGATGGTGAGGAATCTCTTCAAGCAAATGTAGAATTTATTTGTGATGATGTTTGTCATATTCCTTTGTCCGGAAAGTATGATTTAGCAATCGCATCTGATGTCATAGAACACTTATCCAGTGAAGAAGTGGATAAGCTTTATCAAAAAATAGCATACCATTTAAAATCAGATGGATTATTTGTAGCACATACATTTCCTAATCTGTGGTATTACAAGTATGAGTATCAACGAAAAAGAAAAATTGCTGCTTCTGTAGGTGCCTATCTCCCACCAGAACCACGTTCAAGATATGAACTGCTGATGCATATCAATGAACAATCTCCACGGGTTTTTAAAAAGCAGTTAAATCAATATTTTAAGTATGTAGATTTATGGTTTGGTCACACTGATGATCCAGGCGGCAGTCTTGTGAGAAGATTTTCTAGAAGAGAGATATGTGCTGCTCCTAGTTTGTTTGCTATTGCTTCTCATCGACAAATAGATCAAGAAGAGTTAAAAAGTAAGTTACAAATTCCTGTATTACCGCCTGTTCCCGCAGGTAAACTAAAAATATTCGTTAAAAACTGTCCGACAGAAGTCAAAGTAAATAGTGAATTTGAAATTCAGTTAGAAATTGAAAATCAGAGTCAGTTTAGCTTTCACAGTTATGGTTCCCATCCTGTTCATATTGCTTATCACTGGATGGATAATCTGGCTAATAATTACATTATATTTGATGGAGAACGAACAAAGATATTTCCCCCTTTATATAAAAGTCAGCCTAGATTTTTTAAATCTTTATTGGGTCAAGTGACAACAGAAAGATATACAGCTAAAATTAAGGCACTTCCTCAAAAAGGTTCTTATATTTTGAGAGTAACTCTTGTGCAGGAAGGCGTGCGTTGGTTTGATGCATTACCCACTCAATTAATGGAGGATATCTTAATTGAGATCATGTCATCATAA
- a CDS encoding glycosyltransferase family 4 protein has translation MNHISITFVTPWYGTFAGGAEVAARTLAEQLSKRGFDVQVLTTCCRSPFDNWWQNTLPPGVEKINGVIVRRFPVKQEGENLYHEVNYRIIHNMEVDEKFQHQFLENSINSQALVDYAQANTDGHLVIGMPYTQGLIYSLIQSLEGRASIMPCFHDEPQFKWITTAQMLERSRHIFFLTEEEKTLAIKHYGHSIGRRLIESPVIGVGVELPIDIEKLQKSNSSLLEEIKVRCNLPEKFFVYVGRKDIGKNILTLIDYFKDYQSHGGDATLVFLGGGDANLVPTNKGFLDLGFVPEEDKYLIISQALGLINLSHNESFSLVLMEAWLCGIPVIVHRNGEVTTAHCKKSQGGIPVSSSEEFEAALEILSSQDKGKMLARSGKRYVQSKYSWDCVINQFFRGAYQG, from the coding sequence ATGAATCATATTTCAATTACATTTGTAACTCCTTGGTACGGCACTTTTGCAGGAGGAGCAGAAGTCGCCGCCAGAACCTTAGCAGAACAATTAAGCAAGCGGGGTTTCGATGTCCAAGTTCTCACCACTTGTTGTCGTTCTCCTTTTGATAATTGGTGGCAAAATACTCTTCCTCCTGGTGTTGAAAAGATTAATGGTGTTATAGTACGTCGGTTTCCTGTCAAACAAGAGGGTGAAAATCTTTATCATGAGGTGAACTATAGAATTATCCATAATATGGAGGTAGATGAAAAATTTCAACATCAGTTTCTTGAAAATAGTATAAATAGTCAAGCTCTAGTTGATTACGCTCAAGCTAATACAGATGGACATTTAGTGATTGGTATGCCCTACACACAAGGGTTGATTTATTCCCTGATTCAATCACTAGAAGGTAGAGCCAGCATCATGCCTTGTTTTCATGATGAGCCTCAGTTTAAATGGATAACTACAGCCCAGATGCTGGAGCGTAGTCGTCATATATTCTTTTTAACAGAAGAAGAAAAAACACTAGCAATAAAACATTATGGACATAGTATTGGTCGTAGACTTATAGAAAGTCCTGTGATTGGGGTAGGTGTCGAATTACCGATTGATATTGAGAAACTTCAAAAGTCAAATTCTTCTCTTCTAGAAGAGATTAAAGTGCGTTGTAACCTACCTGAAAAATTTTTTGTATATGTTGGGCGAAAAGATATTGGTAAGAATATTCTGACGTTAATAGATTATTTTAAAGATTATCAGTCACATGGTGGTGACGCCACCCTTGTTTTCTTAGGTGGGGGTGATGCAAACCTCGTCCCAACAAACAAAGGGTTTTTAGATTTAGGGTTTGTACCAGAAGAAGATAAATATTTAATTATTTCCCAGGCATTAGGATTAATCAATCTTTCCCACAATGAAAGCTTCTCACTAGTACTTATGGAAGCCTGGTTATGTGGGATACCAGTTATTGTTCATAGAAATGGTGAAGTTACAACTGCACATTGTAAAAAAAGTCAAGGGGGTATCCCAGTTTCGTCAAGCGAAGAATTTGAGGCTGCATTAGAAATTTTAAGTAGCCAAGATAAAGGTAAAATGCTTGCAAGGTCAGGGAAAAGATACGTGCAGTCTAAGTATTCTTGGGATTGTGTCATCAACCAATTTTTCAGAGGTGCTTATCAAGGATGA
- a CDS encoding glycosyltransferase, whose translation MKFLIDGQTLSTPEINRGIGVVFKRICEELVLNDITKEWYITVRNSSDMGHFSSRVQRRLIPINVSEALNRDNYTEQTNHYSELLNKVVTEFKIDAYWVPNPLMINVVLPIHLHGVTIFATISDLIPLVMPDYYIAKWPEHIKAEYKQRIETLPRWADKLIFISESAKSDFEKIDPRVGSKSIAIHLAVDHTKFWSYISPIKKSKEPYILLTGGFDPRKNMNAALEAFSYLIKDNYQEFANLKFYVVCAYSNEEKENYERLAAKLGVLDKLVLTGYIEEEELVALYQGASVFFFPSRYEGFGLPILEALACGLPVVTTKVSSIPEIIGDLAYYCSLDEPKDMAFALKAALRDCANNQSKREEFIKRAKEFTWAKTAASYFKLFTNSLLETKKTGKLQRPKIAYVSPWLPQRSGIANYSYEIVRHLKEYVDITLYVENPKECSADIFELSMKSLSTLPKDIKNYDSIIYHIGNNSKFHKAIYQMAWQYPGIVVLHEFNIHPFLADSFLGTDKESLYAEALTEAYGEQGKSSYEAVKFRCEYPEIWKFPMSHALVKRSLGAIVHSRWVKDQLQEIGDVSVVPLGSVVNTVLDTGDDRLALKRRFGIDANKFIISTFGFVNKLKRIPTILEAIKILIDKGYPVQYLIGGDLIDPSLKIEETIQSLGLSKNVTISGYLNDEDFESCIRMSDVVLNLRYPSMGESSAALMTVLSYGKACIISNYQQFAELPNSVCWKVDIDDLEVPQLVAYLEELMRNSAARKQLGKNAAFFAANYSSYQIAAKLYAGIIEKVVN comes from the coding sequence ATGAAGTTTTTAATTGACGGTCAAACACTATCGACACCAGAAATAAATCGTGGGATTGGTGTCGTTTTTAAGCGAATTTGTGAAGAGTTAGTGCTGAATGATATTACCAAAGAATGGTATATTACTGTCCGTAATAGTTCAGATATGGGTCATTTTAGTTCAAGAGTACAAAGACGACTGATTCCTATTAATGTCAGCGAAGCTTTAAATCGAGATAATTACACAGAACAGACAAACCACTACAGTGAACTTCTGAACAAAGTAGTAACAGAATTCAAAATAGATGCTTACTGGGTTCCTAATCCGTTAATGATCAATGTTGTTTTGCCAATTCATTTACATGGGGTAACGATTTTTGCAACAATATCTGATCTCATACCACTGGTAATGCCCGATTATTACATTGCCAAATGGCCAGAACACATTAAAGCAGAGTATAAACAGCGTATTGAAACACTCCCTAGGTGGGCAGATAAATTAATTTTTATTTCAGAAAGCGCAAAAAGTGATTTTGAAAAAATAGACCCTCGTGTTGGGAGTAAATCAATAGCAATACATTTAGCAGTAGATCACACTAAGTTCTGGTCATATATTTCGCCTATAAAGAAATCTAAAGAGCCTTATATTTTATTGACAGGTGGCTTCGATCCCAGAAAAAATATGAATGCCGCACTCGAAGCCTTTTCGTATTTAATTAAAGATAATTATCAAGAATTCGCCAATCTTAAATTTTATGTAGTTTGTGCTTATAGTAATGAAGAGAAGGAAAATTATGAAAGACTAGCAGCTAAACTTGGTGTTTTAGATAAACTTGTGCTGACAGGTTACATCGAAGAAGAGGAGCTAGTTGCTCTTTATCAAGGAGCTAGTGTTTTTTTCTTTCCTTCACGCTATGAAGGTTTTGGATTACCTATACTAGAAGCATTAGCATGCGGATTACCAGTAGTTACTACTAAGGTTTCATCTATTCCAGAAATTATCGGAGATCTAGCCTACTACTGTTCACTTGATGAGCCCAAGGACATGGCTTTTGCTTTAAAAGCAGCTCTTCGCGATTGTGCAAATAATCAAAGCAAGCGAGAAGAGTTTATCAAACGTGCTAAAGAATTTACTTGGGCTAAAACTGCTGCCAGCTACTTCAAATTATTTACTAATAGTTTATTAGAGACAAAGAAAACAGGAAAGTTACAGCGCCCAAAAATTGCTTATGTATCACCTTGGCTTCCTCAACGCTCAGGTATTGCAAACTATAGTTATGAGATTGTGCGCCATCTAAAAGAGTATGTAGATATTACTCTGTATGTAGAGAATCCAAAAGAGTGTAGTGCCGATATTTTTGAATTATCAATGAAGAGTCTTTCGACACTGCCCAAAGATATAAAAAATTATGATTCCATTATTTACCATATTGGTAACAATAGTAAATTTCATAAAGCAATTTACCAAATGGCGTGGCAGTATCCCGGTATTGTTGTACTCCATGAGTTTAATATTCATCCATTTTTAGCAGATTCATTTTTAGGAACAGATAAAGAGTCTTTATATGCAGAAGCTCTAACTGAGGCATATGGTGAGCAAGGAAAATCTAGTTATGAAGCAGTGAAATTTAGATGTGAGTACCCAGAAATATGGAAATTTCCCATGTCTCATGCTCTAGTAAAACGTAGTCTTGGTGCTATTGTTCATAGTCGCTGGGTAAAAGACCAACTGCAAGAAATAGGTGATGTTTCAGTCGTTCCTCTTGGTTCTGTTGTTAATACAGTCTTGGATACGGGAGATGATAGACTTGCGCTAAAAAGACGTTTTGGCATTGATGCTAATAAATTTATAATATCTACTTTTGGTTTTGTTAACAAACTTAAACGCATACCCACCATTTTAGAAGCTATTAAGATACTGATTGATAAAGGCTATCCTGTTCAGTATCTGATCGGCGGTGATTTGATAGATCCATCACTGAAAATAGAAGAGACAATTCAGTCATTGGGTCTTTCAAAAAACGTGACCATCAGTGGTTATTTAAATGATGAAGATTTTGAGAGCTGCATCCGGATGAGCGATGTTGTTCTCAATCTTAGATACCCAAGTATGGGTGAGTCTTCTGCTGCTTTAATGACAGTATTAAGCTATGGAAAAGCTTGCATTATTAGTAATTACCAGCAATTTGCAGAATTGCCAAATTCCGTATGTTGGAAAGTAGATATAGATGATTTAGAAGTTCCACAATTAGTCGCTTATTTAGAGGAGTTGATGCGTAATTCAGCCGCTCGAAAACAGCTTGGGAAGAATGCAGCTTTTTTTGCAGCTAACTATTCTTCATATCAAATTGCAGCTAAGTTGTATGCTGGCATAATCGAGAAAGTTGTGAATTAA
- a CDS encoding DUF2862 domain-containing protein, whose product MEIGQKVKVVRLRDRVSAPIVKRLGQVGIIQGYKMTDSSGVGIMVKFEDNFTTWFFEDELKLQQ is encoded by the coding sequence ATGGAAATCGGACAAAAAGTTAAAGTCGTTCGTTTGCGCGATCGCGTATCTGCCCCTATCGTCAAAAGACTAGGACAAGTCGGCATCATTCAAGGCTACAAGATGACCGATAGTAGCGGCGTTGGCATAATGGTTAAGTTTGAGGATAATTTTACCACTTGGTTTTTTGAAGATGAACTTAAACTTCAGCAGTAG
- a CDS encoding class I SAM-dependent methyltransferase has translation MININNPEINVDELMQRIREDVAKRHGQVQPENPTSKSIISNSTATFNHIFYHIDALLRNAESRSITRTKWPDNFNKFPFNLSIIKNFQKIALKILSYIFKDQREVNFNLIRALKESVGLNRQLIEEIASLKAQMDERLNAVDTSIQGMDKRFSAVDTSIQGMDEHLGAVYNRVSEIDNNLDHVDSCMSHLQEYLETMNSRKQLINDHLKTVDAHINTVDEHLESVDTRLEAMNERLGAVNVRVQNLDERDLRNDNYLKNDLVQQKRLITMFLEEARRRLPEPFSQEQLETFAKEEQHSLDAFYVAFEDQFRGSREVILNKLKTYLPIIQEAKVGTPELPILDVGCGRGEWLELLRESGYKARGIDINRVMLEQCKEKGLEVIESDVIAYLQSLPDASLGAVSGFHIIEHLSFPILMKLIDETRRVLHSGGIAIFETPNPENIIVGACNFYSDPTHLHPLFPPTVKFFFEQLGFLDVKLLRLRENRLEDPLQLIEADNPIASHVNPLIELAKFNFYAPPDFAVIAKKAQ, from the coding sequence ATGATTAATATCAATAATCCTGAAATTAACGTTGATGAATTAATGCAGAGAATTAGGGAAGATGTTGCTAAGCGTCATGGTCAAGTTCAGCCAGAAAATCCAACATCCAAGTCAATAATCTCCAACTCAACAGCAACATTTAACCATATTTTCTATCATATTGATGCTTTACTGAGAAATGCAGAATCTAGATCGATTACCCGCACGAAATGGCCGGATAACTTTAATAAATTTCCCTTTAATTTAAGTATTATTAAAAATTTCCAAAAAATTGCTTTAAAAATACTGAGTTATATATTTAAAGATCAACGGGAAGTCAACTTTAACTTGATTCGTGCTTTGAAAGAATCTGTAGGGCTTAATCGACAGCTTATAGAAGAAATAGCCAGTTTAAAAGCGCAGATGGATGAGCGCTTGAATGCTGTAGATACTAGCATACAAGGAATGGATAAACGCTTCAGCGCTGTAGATACTAGCATACAAGGAATGGATGAGCATTTGGGTGCTGTATATAACCGTGTTTCAGAGATAGATAACAACCTAGATCACGTAGATAGTTGTATGAGTCATCTACAAGAGTACTTAGAGACTATGAACAGCCGCAAACAACTGATAAATGATCATCTAAAGACTGTGGATGCTCATATTAATACAGTAGATGAGCATTTGGAGAGTGTGGATACTCGCCTAGAAGCAATGAATGAACGCTTAGGTGCAGTGAATGTTCGCGTGCAAAACTTGGATGAGCGTGATTTAAGAAATGATAACTACCTCAAAAATGACCTAGTACAGCAAAAGCGCCTAATAACTATGTTTTTGGAAGAAGCACGACGGCGGTTACCAGAACCTTTTAGCCAAGAACAATTGGAAACCTTTGCGAAAGAAGAACAACATTCACTAGATGCTTTCTACGTGGCTTTTGAAGATCAATTTCGAGGTAGTCGTGAAGTTATCCTTAATAAGTTAAAAACTTACTTACCTATCATTCAAGAAGCAAAGGTTGGTACACCGGAGTTACCTATTCTAGACGTGGGCTGTGGACGCGGTGAATGGTTGGAGTTGCTGCGTGAGTCTGGATACAAAGCAAGGGGTATAGATATCAATAGAGTGATGCTGGAGCAGTGCAAAGAAAAGGGACTAGAGGTGATAGAATCAGATGTCATTGCATATTTGCAGTCTTTGCCAGATGCAAGCTTAGGTGCAGTCAGCGGGTTTCATATTATTGAGCATCTATCATTTCCTATATTAATGAAGTTGATAGATGAAACAAGAAGGGTACTTCATAGTGGTGGTATCGCTATCTTTGAGACTCCAAACCCAGAAAACATCATTGTAGGCGCTTGTAATTTTTACTCAGATCCTACTCACCTTCACCCACTATTTCCACCAACGGTTAAATTTTTCTTTGAGCAACTTGGATTTTTGGATGTGAAATTACTACGTTTAAGAGAAAATCGGCTCGAAGATCCACTACAGTTAATTGAAGCAGATAACCCAATAGCATCTCACGTCAATCCCCTAATTGAACTTGCTAAGTTCAACTTTTATGCACCGCCGGATTTTGCAGTTATAGCAAAGAAAGCTCAATGA
- a CDS encoding ABC transporter ATP-binding protein produces the protein MGEEIAISLKNVSKCYKRYTRPVDRLKEILLPGKSMAQEFWALRHINLEISKGETLGIIGQNGSGKSTMLQIIARTLTPTTGDVQVDGRISALLELGSGFNPEFTGRQNVFFNGRLLGLSQKEIEEKFDEIAGFADIGDFIEQPVKTYSSGMFVRLAFAVGVSVNPDILIVDEALAVGDIYFQQKCFERIRELRDLGITFLFVSHDPTAVYKLCHRAVLMEAGQLVLDAKPRQVIDLYQAKLLKKLDLQPDAVKIKILDDSDSETILHENDSPLVKTDLEEVVISSPEVNIKFIKFLDESEQEIEAIISDNELQLCIGLLFFKSFEDPHIGFKIRERTGEVVFETNTFCMGQKLGQVEPDNFVEIRFKFHLPLSEGEYTITVGVADSGFAQSSFKKTLVYAHNVASLKVLKNKEAILWSGIINLSPSLSILKHSYV, from the coding sequence ATGGGTGAGGAAATTGCAATATCTCTCAAAAATGTCTCAAAATGTTACAAGCGCTATACTCGTCCGGTAGATAGGCTCAAGGAAATTTTGCTACCAGGAAAGAGCATGGCTCAAGAGTTTTGGGCATTGCGGCATATTAACCTAGAGATTTCTAAGGGAGAAACTTTGGGAATTATTGGTCAAAATGGCTCTGGCAAAAGTACAATGCTACAAATTATTGCTAGAACGCTGACACCCACAACAGGGGATGTCCAAGTTGATGGGCGGATTTCAGCATTGTTAGAGCTTGGTAGTGGCTTTAATCCTGAGTTTACAGGGCGGCAAAATGTCTTTTTTAATGGACGGCTATTGGGGTTAAGCCAAAAGGAAATTGAAGAGAAGTTTGATGAAATTGCTGGGTTTGCAGATATTGGAGATTTTATTGAGCAACCTGTCAAAACATATTCTAGTGGTATGTTTGTCCGGTTAGCTTTTGCTGTTGGAGTGAGTGTAAATCCTGACATTCTCATTGTAGATGAAGCATTAGCAGTAGGTGATATTTATTTCCAGCAAAAATGTTTTGAACGAATCAGAGAACTGCGAGATCTAGGCATAACGTTTTTATTTGTTTCCCATGATCCTACGGCTGTATACAAACTTTGTCATAGAGCCGTGTTAATGGAAGCTGGGCAATTAGTGCTAGATGCTAAACCAAGACAAGTTATTGATTTATATCAAGCCAAGCTGCTGAAGAAATTAGACTTACAACCAGATGCAGTAAAAATTAAAATTCTAGATGATTCTGATTCGGAAACCATCTTACACGAAAATGATTCTCCATTAGTAAAAACAGACTTAGAAGAAGTCGTTATTAGTTCACCAGAAGTGAATATTAAGTTTATTAAGTTTTTAGATGAAAGCGAGCAAGAAATTGAAGCTATCATTAGCGACAACGAATTGCAATTGTGTATAGGACTCTTGTTCTTTAAATCTTTTGAAGATCCACACATCGGTTTTAAAATTAGAGAGCGAACTGGAGAAGTGGTGTTTGAAACAAACACTTTCTGCATGGGACAAAAACTGGGTCAAGTCGAGCCGGATAATTTTGTAGAGATTCGCTTCAAATTTCATCTACCTTTGAGCGAAGGGGAATACACAATTACAGTTGGTGTTGCGGATAGTGGTTTTGCACAAAGTTCTTTTAAAAAAACATTAGTTTATGCCCACAATGTGGCGTCTTTAAAAGTACTAAAAAACAAAGAAGCTATCCTTTGGTCAGGAATCATAAATCTTTCACCAAGTCTTTCAATTTTAAAGCATAGTTATGTTTGA
- a CDS encoding ArsA family ATPase yields the protein MALILTFLGKGSSDRTKIAIAAAKLLASQGKRVLLAGQPEPAMSILLGVTVGPEPQEIAANLQVVQFQTGVLLERNWEEVKKLEAQYLRTPILKDIYGQELAVLPGMDSALALNAIRQYDESGKYDAIIYDGSGDSSTIRVLGMPESVSWYVRRFRQLFINSDLGKGISESPFIQPLISTFFNVNWVTDNFSQPTNQVNNLLDKGKAALADPKRIAAFLVTTNDRVEVATARYFWGSAQQVGLIVGGVLQVSSDTSVNLTQEFAPLPVSIIPEAKADEWQPLIDALPNFAAQAVQAPKPIEIDVNTRQVRLFLPGFDKKQVKLTTFGPEVTVEAGDQRRNIFLPPALSGKAVTGAKFQNQYLIISF from the coding sequence ATGGCCCTGATACTGACATTTTTGGGCAAAGGCAGTAGTGATCGCACAAAAATTGCGATCGCCGCAGCCAAACTATTGGCAAGTCAAGGAAAACGTGTTCTCCTAGCTGGACAACCAGAACCAGCAATGTCAATCCTCTTAGGAGTAACAGTTGGTCCTGAACCCCAAGAAATTGCTGCCAATCTGCAAGTCGTGCAGTTCCAAACAGGAGTGCTGCTAGAACGCAATTGGGAGGAGGTGAAAAAACTGGAGGCACAATACCTGCGCACACCCATCCTAAAAGATATTTACGGTCAAGAACTGGCAGTCTTGCCTGGAATGGATAGCGCCCTCGCCCTGAATGCCATTCGTCAATATGATGAAAGCGGCAAATATGACGCGATTATCTATGATGGATCAGGCGACTCTTCCACCATACGGGTGTTGGGAATGCCAGAATCTGTTAGTTGGTACGTGCGACGCTTTCGCCAATTGTTTATCAATTCCGACTTAGGAAAAGGAATTTCCGAATCACCCTTCATTCAACCGCTTATTAGCACCTTTTTCAATGTCAACTGGGTAACAGATAACTTTTCCCAACCCACCAACCAAGTCAATAATTTGTTAGACAAAGGAAAAGCCGCCCTTGCCGATCCTAAACGCATTGCTGCTTTCCTCGTGACGACCAATGATCGTGTGGAAGTGGCTACAGCCCGCTATTTCTGGGGTAGTGCCCAACAAGTTGGTCTGATTGTTGGCGGCGTGCTGCAAGTTTCTTCTGACACAAGCGTAAACCTAACACAGGAATTTGCTCCCCTGCCAGTGAGTATTATTCCAGAAGCCAAGGCAGATGAGTGGCAACCGCTGATTGATGCCCTACCTAATTTTGCAGCACAAGCGGTACAGGCTCCTAAACCTATAGAGATAGACGTTAACACGCGTCAGGTCCGCTTATTCTTACCTGGCTTTGACAAAAAGCAGGTTAAACTGACTACATTTGGTCCAGAAGTCACCGTGGAAGCAGGAGATCAACGGCGTAATATCTTCCTCCCTCCTGCCTTAAGTGGGAAAGCTGTAACTGGAGCAAAGTTTCAGAACCAATATTTGATAATCTCTTTCTAA
- a CDS encoding ABC transporter permease, which yields MRGVVRKAEKLKRILPFHEQWLVKFDLLRTLVRRDLEARYKGSVLGNLWPLLNQLSQLLIYTYVFSIVLKAKLSLKGFPENNFTFGLWLFAGLLPWIAFSGGLMQASTSVIGQPNLVKKVVFPLALLPLVPILSTFIESSFGLMALIFFVAVQTQTLHTTLALLPLIWFTQLLLTAGLGYLTAGLTVFLRDIPQTLGVILQLWLYLTPIVYPASSIPPEFRNWVFWLNPLTAISEVYRDLILVGEVKHWGEWGVASVTSAVIFCCGFWVYKRLRPAFADVL from the coding sequence ATGCGAGGAGTTGTCCGAAAGGCGGAGAAGCTAAAGCGTATCTTGCCGTTTCATGAACAGTGGTTGGTAAAGTTTGATTTGTTGAGAACTTTGGTGCGACGGGATTTGGAAGCACGCTACAAAGGTTCTGTTTTAGGGAATTTATGGCCTTTGTTGAATCAGCTATCCCAGTTACTGATTTATACTTATGTGTTCTCAATTGTGCTAAAAGCAAAGCTAAGTCTCAAAGGTTTTCCAGAAAACAATTTTACCTTTGGTTTGTGGCTATTTGCAGGGTTACTGCCTTGGATTGCTTTTAGTGGTGGTTTGATGCAAGCCTCTACTTCGGTGATAGGACAGCCTAACTTAGTAAAAAAAGTTGTGTTTCCCTTAGCTTTGTTACCGCTAGTGCCAATTTTATCAACCTTTATTGAGAGTTCCTTTGGTTTAATGGCGTTGATTTTTTTTGTGGCGGTACAAACTCAGACTTTACATACGACTTTGGCACTCTTACCGTTGATTTGGTTCACCCAGTTATTACTGACAGCAGGATTAGGTTATTTGACGGCAGGGCTAACCGTCTTTTTGCGAGATATACCGCAGACTTTAGGAGTTATTTTACAGCTTTGGTTGTATCTAACACCAATTGTTTATCCAGCATCGTCCATACCACCAGAATTCCGGAACTGGGTATTTTGGCTAAATCCCCTGACGGCTATTTCGGAAGTTTATCGTGACTTAATTTTAGTGGGAGAGGTGAAACATTGGGGTGAGTGGGGAGTTGCTTCTGTGACTTCTGCTGTAATATTTTGTTGCGGTTTTTGGGTGTATAAGCGGTTGCGTCCAGCGTTTGCTGACGTGCTGTAG